The following are from one region of the bacterium HR11 genome:
- the cpoB gene encoding Cell division coordinator CpoB codes for MRQMAVRGRAARVLRFLGVVLLLAGTVPAQGDTRQDLAKIQRYIIDLQQQVWELQKRLDEQQAATQAALEGLKKQLEAYQATQTQVVQQMQVLLNEIQALKEQLRQTESYLRTRPAPGAPPTGPGNTTPAESPGGPPSTGEATKKPEAKPAPDLFQIAYADYSRGQYDVAVAEFRQFIEANPKDPRVPEARYWIGECHYAKKAYLDAIVDFDNFLREYADHRLAPAAYYKKALAYLQMGRKAQAASEFRNLIRLYPDSEEAQAARSQLKQLGVEP; via the coding sequence ATGCGACAAATGGCCGTCCGAGGCCGGGCCGCCAGGGTCTTACGTTTTCTCGGGGTCGTCTTGCTTTTGGCCGGCACGGTCCCGGCCCAGGGGGATACCCGCCAGGACCTCGCCAAGATCCAGCGGTACATCATCGACCTCCAGCAACAGGTGTGGGAGCTTCAAAAGCGGCTGGACGAGCAACAGGCGGCGACCCAGGCGGCCCTGGAGGGCCTGAAAAAGCAATTGGAAGCCTATCAGGCTACCCAGACCCAGGTCGTCCAGCAGATGCAGGTCCTGCTGAACGAGATTCAGGCCCTGAAAGAACAGCTCCGCCAGACGGAGAGCTACCTCCGGACCCGTCCGGCGCCCGGCGCCCCGCCGACCGGGCCGGGGAATACGACGCCGGCGGAGTCCCCCGGTGGGCCGCCCTCGACCGGGGAGGCGACCAAGAAGCCGGAGGCGAAACCGGCGCCGGACCTCTTTCAAATCGCCTATGCCGACTACAGCCGGGGCCAGTACGACGTCGCCGTCGCCGAGTTCCGCCAGTTCATCGAGGCGAACCCGAAGGACCCGCGGGTCCCGGAGGCCCGGTACTGGATCGGCGAGTGTCACTACGCCAAGAAGGCGTACCTGGACGCCATCGTGGACTTTGACAACTTCCTGCGGGAGTACGCCGACCACCGGTTGGCGCCGGCCGCTTACTACAAGAAAGCCCTGGCCTACCTCCAGATGGGCCGGAAGGCCCAGGCGGCCAGCGAGTTTCGGAATCTGATCCGCCTCTATCCCGACTCGGAAGAGGCCCAGGCCGCCCGGAGCCAGCTCAAGCAGTTGGGGGTGGAGCCGTAG
- the cbs gene encoding Putative cystathionine beta-synthase translates to MRYADTVLDLIGRTPLVRLHRVVPPGRWVLAKLESFNPGGSVKDRIGIYMLRKAEQEGRLRPGATVVEPTSGNTGVGLALVCAIKGYRLICVMPDKVPREKVHLLEAYGAQCVLCPTDVPPDDERSYYKTAERLAREIPGAFMPQQYYNPENPRAHYETTGPEIWEQTDGRVTHFVAGMGTGGTITGVARYLKERNPAVQVIGVDPEGSVYTEYFRTGRRGPARPYLIDGIGEDFIPGTIDFRYIDRVIQVSDRDAYRMTLRLAREEALLCGNSSGAAVWAAARVAEEVGPEAVIVVLLPDTGERYLSKLNEAWLREKGLV, encoded by the coding sequence ATGCGATATGCCGACACCGTCCTGGACCTCATCGGTCGGACGCCCCTGGTGCGACTCCACCGGGTCGTCCCGCCGGGCCGATGGGTCCTGGCGAAGCTGGAGTCCTTCAACCCCGGCGGGTCCGTCAAGGACCGCATCGGGATTTACATGCTCCGGAAGGCCGAGCAGGAGGGCCGTCTCCGGCCGGGCGCCACGGTCGTCGAGCCGACGTCGGGCAATACGGGCGTCGGCCTCGCCCTGGTGTGTGCCATTAAGGGGTATCGCTTGATCTGCGTGATGCCCGATAAGGTCCCCCGCGAAAAGGTCCATCTGCTGGAAGCCTACGGGGCCCAGTGTGTCCTGTGTCCGACGGACGTCCCGCCGGACGACGAGCGGTCGTACTACAAGACGGCCGAACGGCTGGCCCGCGAGATCCCGGGCGCCTTCATGCCCCAGCAGTACTACAATCCCGAGAATCCCCGGGCCCACTATGAGACGACGGGGCCGGAGATCTGGGAGCAGACGGACGGCCGCGTGACCCACTTCGTCGCCGGGATGGGCACGGGCGGGACGATCACGGGCGTGGCCCGTTACTTAAAAGAACGGAATCCGGCCGTTCAGGTCATCGGCGTCGACCCCGAGGGCTCGGTCTACACGGAGTACTTCCGGACGGGTCGTCGGGGCCCGGCCCGACCGTACCTGATCGACGGTATCGGCGAGGACTTCATCCCGGGGACCATCGACTTCCGGTACATCGACCGGGTCATCCAGGTGTCGGACCGGGACGCCTATCGGATGACCCTCCGCCTGGCGCGGGAGGAGGCCCTCCTGTGTGGGAACTCCTCGGGGGCCGCCGTTTGGGCCGCCGCCCGGGTCGCTGAAGAAGTCGGACCCGAGGCCGTCATCGTCGTGCTCCTGCCGGATACGGGGGAACGCTACCTATCGAAGCTCAACGAGGCGTGGCTCCGGGAGAAGGGCCTGGTGTAG
- the mutS gene encoding DNA mismatch repair protein MutS, translating into MKAPPKDRGPTLPVEAVKPLMRQYLQIKRKYPDCILFFRLGDFYEMFFDDAVTAARELDLVLTSREKDEGQRVPMCGVPWFAAEGYIARLVRRGYKVAICEQMEAPTPGRRLVRREVVRIVTPGTFLGDEGPEAAYLAGLVLHRDRLGVAFLNVADGEVVTCEIPVAEAADRLADLWSRFPVSEVLYPEGWPPERCRRWQGSNGPSAPWTPVPDWVTDPAYARELCRRVFRVESLQAFDLEDRPVACAAVGTVLHYLEETQRVPALHVRTVRHLSVERALVLDAATVRNLELVRNLADGTTHGTLFGVLDHTQTPMGQRLLMDWILQPLQDRAAIERRLDAVEALVGRPAELEELRRRLRPIPDLSRIVARIGVGTATPRDLGRLREGLAQLPAVWQCLQAWPPRGLLEELIEPPGDEVQALTDELRRALIDDPPPHTKDGGFIRDGYDPELDRYRAVARDSRRVLLEFERRERQRTGIPNLRVGYNRVFGYYIEVTRSYLGRVPADYERRQTLTQAERFTTPELRQLEEQILTAEERALSLEQDLFRRLLEQARACIPALQRVAERVARLDVLANLAYVALRHRYVRPHIHEGTTLEIRGGRHPVLETLLTDRTFVPNDTRLDPSDQQIIVLTGPNMGGKSTYLRQVALICLMAQMGSFVPAESASIGLVDRIFTRVGATDHLSRGQSTFMVEMIETAYIVRNATPRSLIILDEIGRGTSTFDGMAIAWAVLEYLHERWPSGPRTLFATHFHELVHLADLYPRVRNYAVAVHEDAEGITFLYRIVPGPSDKSYGVHVARRAGLPDEVVRRAQQILGELEGLEKSLEAAVGRISSSEASPPERPPAGPLPAMKRQEVVRRHLPALVQPTLLAMDARYAALEKLAEELLGMDLDAVSPRQAWEFLERWQKRLRKPR; encoded by the coding sequence ATGAAGGCCCCTCCGAAAGACCGAGGCCCGACCCTGCCGGTCGAGGCCGTCAAGCCGTTGATGCGGCAGTACCTCCAGATCAAGCGGAAGTACCCCGACTGTATCCTGTTCTTCCGTCTGGGGGACTTCTACGAGATGTTTTTCGACGACGCCGTCACGGCGGCCCGGGAGCTGGACCTCGTCCTGACCTCCCGGGAGAAGGACGAGGGCCAGCGGGTCCCCATGTGCGGCGTCCCCTGGTTTGCGGCCGAGGGTTACATCGCCCGCCTCGTGCGCCGGGGGTACAAGGTCGCCATCTGCGAGCAGATGGAGGCGCCGACGCCCGGTCGCCGGTTGGTCCGCCGAGAGGTCGTCCGCATCGTCACGCCGGGGACGTTCCTCGGGGACGAGGGTCCCGAGGCCGCCTACTTAGCCGGTCTGGTCCTCCATCGGGATCGGCTGGGCGTGGCCTTCCTGAACGTCGCCGACGGCGAGGTCGTCACGTGCGAAATCCCCGTGGCGGAGGCCGCCGACCGACTGGCCGACCTCTGGTCCCGGTTTCCCGTCTCCGAGGTCCTCTACCCCGAGGGATGGCCGCCGGAACGGTGCCGCCGCTGGCAAGGCTCGAACGGTCCGTCGGCCCCCTGGACGCCGGTCCCGGACTGGGTGACCGACCCGGCCTACGCTCGGGAGTTGTGTCGGCGGGTCTTCCGAGTCGAGTCCCTGCAGGCCTTTGACCTGGAGGACCGGCCGGTCGCCTGTGCGGCCGTCGGGACGGTCCTCCACTACCTGGAAGAGACCCAGCGAGTCCCGGCCCTTCATGTCCGGACGGTCCGTCATCTGTCGGTCGAGCGGGCCCTGGTCCTGGATGCGGCGACGGTCCGAAACCTGGAGCTCGTCCGAAACCTGGCCGACGGCACGACGCATGGCACGCTGTTCGGCGTCCTGGATCACACGCAGACGCCGATGGGCCAGCGTCTCCTGATGGACTGGATCCTCCAGCCCCTGCAAGACCGGGCGGCCATCGAGCGGCGGCTGGACGCCGTCGAGGCCCTGGTCGGGCGGCCGGCCGAGCTGGAGGAACTCCGCCGACGCCTCCGGCCGATCCCAGATTTATCCCGTATCGTGGCCCGCATCGGCGTCGGCACGGCCACGCCCCGGGACCTCGGTCGGCTTCGGGAGGGCCTGGCTCAGCTTCCGGCCGTCTGGCAGTGCCTGCAGGCCTGGCCGCCCCGGGGCCTCCTGGAGGAGCTGATCGAACCGCCCGGCGATGAAGTCCAGGCCCTGACCGACGAGCTCCGCCGGGCCCTGATCGATGACCCGCCCCCGCATACGAAGGACGGCGGCTTTATCCGGGATGGCTACGACCCCGAGCTGGACCGATACCGGGCCGTCGCCCGGGACAGCCGCCGGGTCCTGCTGGAATTTGAGCGCCGCGAACGTCAGCGGACGGGGATTCCCAACCTGCGGGTCGGCTACAACCGGGTGTTCGGCTACTACATCGAGGTCACCCGCTCCTACCTGGGGCGGGTCCCGGCCGACTACGAACGCCGTCAGACGCTGACCCAGGCCGAGCGCTTCACGACGCCCGAGCTTCGTCAGTTGGAGGAACAAATCCTCACGGCCGAGGAGCGGGCCCTGAGTCTCGAGCAGGACCTGTTCCGCCGGCTTCTGGAGCAAGCCCGGGCGTGCATTCCGGCCCTCCAGCGAGTCGCCGAGCGGGTCGCCCGCCTGGACGTCCTGGCGAACCTGGCCTACGTGGCCTTGCGGCATCGGTACGTGCGGCCGCACATCCACGAAGGGACGACCCTCGAGATCCGGGGCGGTCGGCACCCCGTCCTGGAGACCCTCCTGACGGACCGGACCTTCGTCCCCAACGACACGCGTTTAGACCCGAGCGACCAGCAGATCATCGTCCTGACGGGCCCCAACATGGGCGGCAAGTCGACCTATCTCCGGCAGGTCGCCCTGATCTGCCTGATGGCCCAGATGGGGAGCTTCGTCCCGGCCGAGTCGGCGTCCATCGGGCTGGTCGACCGCATCTTCACCCGCGTGGGGGCGACGGACCACCTCAGCCGCGGCCAGTCGACCTTCATGGTCGAGATGATCGAGACGGCCTACATCGTGCGGAATGCGACGCCCCGGAGCCTCATCATCCTGGACGAAATCGGGCGGGGGACCAGCACGTTCGACGGGATGGCCATCGCCTGGGCCGTCCTGGAGTATCTCCATGAGCGTTGGCCATCCGGGCCTCGGACCCTCTTCGCGACCCACTTCCACGAGCTGGTCCACCTGGCCGACCTGTATCCCCGGGTCCGGAATTACGCCGTCGCCGTCCATGAAGACGCCGAGGGGATCACGTTCCTGTACCGTATCGTCCCGGGTCCCAGCGATAAAAGCTACGGCGTTCACGTGGCCCGTCGGGCCGGTCTGCCCGACGAGGTCGTCCGCCGGGCTCAACAGATCCTGGGCGAGCTGGAGGGCCTGGAGAAAAGCCTCGAGGCGGCCGTCGGGCGCATCTCCTCTTCGGAGGCTTCTCCCCCGGAACGTCCCCCGGCGGGGCCGCTCCCGGCCATGAAGCGGCAGGAAGTCGTCCGTCGGCACCTGCCGGCCCTCGTCCAGCCGACTCTGCTGGCGATGGACGCCCGGTATGCGGCCCTGGAAAAACTGGCCGAGGAGCTCCTCGGGATGGACCTCGACGCCGTCAGCCCCCGCCAGGCCTGGGAATTCCTGGAACGCTGGCAAAAGCGGCTCCGCAAGCCCCGGTGA
- the dpp5_2 gene encoding Dipeptidyl-peptidase 5, producing the protein MKRWTVFWLTVTGVALGAWPLGAQVYIPYYGKNQVHYDHFRWKIYKTEHFDIYFYPEAAYALPTVAGIAESAYQKIYRILQTAPPFRIPLIYYRNQAEYEQINYLQDVTGSLGVAEPVYNRMAFPIDMPPDLLQDVITHELTHIFEFAIMYGQLGGRAINLRISPPAWVWEGFADYTTGRRDPFNTMIVRDAVLTERLPYVSATRELEVPAGSEITLPQYTLGSFIWEFVRDRFGEAGIRQFWFQLRKMGFLGGADPFLAAFGVTEQRFNELFADYLRNRFRDFLDREPALQYHRVFELPYPYRNIMTYAISPDGRYVAVGTVNIYDYDLDILILDRRGHVVRNLTPGYTTAFQDFPAELPPGRFDMALRSLTWSPDSRRVAFFARTGKYQSLFVMDVSGRKLQEIYIPLNKTASPAFHPDGRHLSFTAYDREGRPTIFLMDLVTRKYEPLTQDDTYKETPVWVDGGKALLYVGRQPGRSAIYRLDLATRQVTRVGPAAPWYFSTPTLSPDGRYLVFSADMDGALDLYRMDLQSGEIVRMTRAMGGNFSPTVVAETDGSWVYFIGFFKGQLHLYRVAMDRQLAVVQLPAEATQVAEAAAELPRLNIDPAGIQKKGFRPVLGAPPTLIGGADQFTYAFASAITFEDILGDQAFTVFLQRISSFNTFYVSYLDRARRFQYLTELFWADTFFIGPIDDRFIDFVKDSVIGGDVFGYYPLSLWSRIELGLGFFRIRQKFLDPFSQALHEAYLRRTGAQDFLINQWDVPVTLAYTFETTRFWWFGPLSGQTGRIAVIYSLPFSQDFIRRTTLYGDYRRYLRLSRFSLLAVRLQGFLSTGERPYIFVFGGGLSFRGFDFRELIGNRGVVANLEYRFPLFPAAWRRRTPALEAFRARLFADAGVLRLNEGVFFVPISRSGFDVRKGVGSFGAGLTVFFGGLPLNLDLSYTWGRPIAEPNARYRIDTRLRFDFSIGYPF; encoded by the coding sequence ATGAAGCGCTGGACCGTGTTTTGGCTAACAGTCACCGGGGTCGCCCTGGGGGCCTGGCCCCTGGGGGCCCAAGTCTACATCCCTTACTATGGGAAAAACCAGGTCCACTACGATCACTTTCGGTGGAAGATTTACAAGACGGAGCACTTTGACATCTACTTCTATCCCGAGGCCGCCTATGCCCTGCCGACCGTGGCAGGGATCGCCGAGTCGGCCTACCAGAAGATCTATCGCATCCTTCAGACGGCCCCGCCGTTCCGAATTCCCCTGATCTACTACCGCAACCAGGCCGAGTACGAGCAGATCAACTACCTCCAAGACGTCACGGGGAGCCTGGGCGTGGCGGAACCCGTCTACAACCGGATGGCCTTTCCCATCGACATGCCGCCAGACCTCCTCCAAGACGTCATCACCCACGAGCTGACCCACATCTTTGAGTTCGCCATCATGTACGGCCAGCTGGGCGGCCGGGCCATCAACCTGCGGATCAGCCCGCCCGCCTGGGTGTGGGAAGGCTTCGCCGACTATACGACGGGCCGACGGGACCCCTTCAACACGATGATCGTCCGGGACGCCGTCCTGACGGAGCGTCTGCCCTACGTGTCGGCCACGCGGGAGCTGGAAGTCCCGGCGGGAAGCGAAATCACGCTCCCCCAGTACACCCTGGGGTCGTTCATCTGGGAGTTCGTCCGGGACCGCTTCGGGGAGGCCGGCATCCGGCAGTTTTGGTTCCAGCTCCGTAAGATGGGCTTCCTCGGCGGGGCGGACCCCTTCCTGGCCGCCTTTGGCGTGACGGAACAGCGGTTCAACGAGCTGTTTGCCGACTACCTGCGGAACCGGTTCCGGGACTTCCTGGACCGGGAGCCGGCCCTTCAGTACCACCGGGTCTTCGAGCTCCCCTATCCGTACCGGAACATCATGACCTACGCCATTTCGCCGGACGGCCGCTACGTCGCCGTCGGGACGGTCAACATCTACGATTACGACCTGGACATCCTGATTTTGGACCGTCGGGGCCACGTCGTCCGGAACCTGACGCCGGGCTACACGACGGCCTTTCAGGACTTTCCGGCCGAGCTTCCGCCGGGCCGCTTCGACATGGCCTTACGGAGTCTGACCTGGTCGCCCGACAGTCGGCGGGTCGCCTTCTTTGCCCGGACGGGGAAGTACCAGAGCCTGTTCGTGATGGACGTCAGCGGTCGGAAGCTTCAGGAGATTTACATTCCCCTCAACAAGACGGCGTCCCCGGCCTTCCATCCGGACGGTCGCCACCTGAGTTTTACGGCCTACGACCGGGAGGGTCGGCCGACCATCTTCTTGATGGACCTCGTGACCCGGAAGTACGAGCCGTTGACCCAGGACGATACGTATAAAGAAACGCCCGTCTGGGTCGACGGCGGGAAGGCCCTCCTTTACGTCGGTCGCCAGCCGGGTCGGTCGGCTATTTACCGACTGGACCTCGCCACCCGCCAGGTCACCCGCGTCGGTCCGGCCGCCCCGTGGTACTTCTCGACACCGACGCTGTCGCCCGACGGCCGGTACTTGGTCTTTTCGGCCGACATGGACGGCGCCCTGGACCTCTACCGAATGGACCTTCAGTCTGGCGAGATCGTCCGGATGACCCGGGCGATGGGCGGCAACTTCAGCCCGACGGTCGTCGCCGAGACGGATGGCTCATGGGTCTATTTCATCGGTTTCTTCAAGGGCCAGCTCCACCTCTATCGCGTGGCGATGGACCGACAGTTGGCCGTGGTCCAGCTCCCGGCGGAGGCGACTCAGGTGGCCGAGGCGGCCGCCGAGCTCCCCCGCCTTAACATCGACCCGGCGGGCATCCAGAAGAAGGGCTTCCGGCCCGTCCTGGGGGCGCCCCCGACGCTGATCGGCGGGGCCGACCAGTTCACGTATGCCTTTGCGTCAGCCATCACCTTCGAGGACATCCTGGGCGACCAGGCCTTCACAGTCTTTCTCCAGCGCATCTCTTCGTTCAATACCTTCTATGTCTCGTATCTCGACCGGGCCCGACGGTTTCAGTACCTGACGGAGCTGTTCTGGGCGGATACCTTCTTCATCGGCCCCATCGACGACCGGTTTATCGACTTCGTCAAGGACTCGGTCATCGGGGGCGACGTCTTCGGCTACTATCCGCTCAGCCTGTGGAGCCGTATCGAGCTGGGCCTCGGGTTCTTCCGGATCCGGCAGAAGTTCTTGGATCCCTTCTCGCAAGCCCTTCACGAGGCGTACCTCCGGCGGACGGGCGCTCAGGACTTCCTGATCAACCAGTGGGACGTGCCCGTGACGCTGGCCTACACCTTTGAGACGACCCGCTTCTGGTGGTTTGGTCCCCTGTCGGGCCAGACGGGCCGGATCGCCGTCATCTACTCGTTGCCCTTTTCTCAGGACTTTATCCGGCGGACGACCCTGTACGGGGACTACCGGCGGTACCTCCGCCTCAGTCGGTTCTCCCTCCTGGCGGTCCGGCTCCAGGGCTTCTTGTCGACGGGCGAGCGGCCTTACATCTTCGTCTTCGGCGGGGGCCTGAGCTTCCGGGGCTTCGACTTTCGGGAACTCATCGGGAATCGGGGGGTCGTGGCGAATCTGGAGTACCGGTTCCCTCTGTTCCCGGCGGCCTGGCGGCGGCGGACACCGGCCCTGGAGGCCTTTCGGGCTCGGCTGTTTGCCGATGCGGGCGTGCTTCGGCTCAACGAGGGCGTTTTCTTCGTCCCCATCTCGCGAAGCGGGTTTGACGTCCGCAAGGGCGTGGGGTCCTTCGGGGCCGGCCTGACGGTATTCTTCGGGGGCCTCCCCCTGAACCTGGACCTCTCCTACACGTGGGGCCGGCCTATAGCCGAGCCCAACGCCCGGTACCGCATCGACACCCGCCTCCGCTTTGACTTCTCCATCGGATATCCCTTCTGA